From Lytechinus variegatus isolate NC3 chromosome 16, Lvar_3.0, whole genome shotgun sequence, the proteins below share one genomic window:
- the LOC121430334 gene encoding carboxylesterase NlhH-like has product MMKNLGIAGMVLAAVSIGYLLNTPIPPDLAEPLYFRLFVAGLKATDILTALTMSLLPSDPNLHVRAMRSIIEIGLPDPSQQAFGSNLTTRYTNFDGIRVLVYEPVYRPDSPIPALVYFHGGGYALGSTKLHGYLTRHLAERLNIVLVSVDYRLAPEHPLPAGPDDGVVATRYLLQHADEFGIDPHRVIVAGDSAGGHLATVVTHRIHDDSSLPDLKLQVLLYPWLQALHFHTPSYQLYHHTFGELGLSRSKVVGFVAYNIIQRLDADFERKVMRNMHMSPEFKRSAQFQRVFDHNIIHEKLANVSLNQDITDLDSSYTSYPFDSLSDSIPKATFLSSLSLSPSTLLSSVIPLPTDYQTPLLSYEPLDAFEPGNETFWAEIQHHFLEGMSPLLREDMTGLPKAFIATADQDVLRDDGIFYSHALELGGVEVDWINYRGAWHGMADLGIRRGLPIGIKMVEDAIAFIQDNI; this is encoded by the exons ATGATGAAGAACCTTGGTATTGCAGGGATGGTACTGGCAGCGGTGTCTATAGGGTACCTTTTAAACACCCCTATACCACCCGACCTAGCAGAACCTTTGTATTTCAGACTCTTTGTTGCTGGACTCAAAGCTACAGATATTCTG ACTGCGTTGACCATGTCCCTTCTGCCGTCCGACCCCAACCTTCACGTTCGTGCCATGCGTTCCATCATAGAGATAGGACTCCCTGATCCAAGCCAGCAGGCCTTCGGTTCGAATCTCACGACACGGTACACCAATTTCGACGGCATTCGTGTTCTCGTCTACGAGCCCGTTTACCGCCCCGACTCGCCCATTCCGGCTTTGGTTTACTTCCATGGAGGTGGATATGCTCTTGGAAGCACCA aaCTCCATGGTTATCTGACGAGACATTTGGCAGAAAGACTGAACATAGTACTCGTCTCGGTTGA CTATCGACTAGCTCCCGAGCATCCCCTCCCTGCTGGTCCCGATGACGGCGTCGTAGCAACAAGATACCTCCTGCAGCATGCCGACGAGTTCGGCATCGACCCACATCGCGTTATTGTGGCTGGAGACAGCGCCGGTGGTCATCTGGCGACCGTCGTCACCCATCGAATCCACGATGACAGCAGTCTACCCGACCTCAAGCTCCAGGTCCTCCTCTACCCCTGGCTCCAAGCGTTGCACTTCCACACTCCATCCTACCAGCTCTACCACCACACATTCGGGGAACTTGGATTGTCCAGAAGCAAGGTTGTGGGTTTTGTTGCTTACAATATCATCCAGAGACTAGATGCCGACTTCGAGAGGAAGGTGATGAGGAACATGCATATGAGCCCCGAATTCAAGAGGTCAGCTCAATTTCAAAGGGTCTTCGATCATAACATCATTCACGAAAAGCTTGCAAATGTATCTCTCAATCAGGACATAACGGACCTTGATTCATCGTATACATCGTATCCATTCGATTCGCTTTCTGACTCGATCCCGAAAGCGACATTCCTCTCCTCCCTGTCGCTGTCGCCATCGACGCTCTTATCATCAGTGATACCACTGCCAACCGATTACCAGACTCCACTCTTATCATACGAACCCTTAGATGCGTTCGAACCTGGTAACGAGACATTCTGGGCCGAGATCCAGCACCACTTTCTTGAAGGGATGTCGCCCCTTTTGAGGGAGGACATGACTGGCCTTCCAAAAGCTTTCATCGCCACTGCAGATCAGGACGTTCTCCGGGACGATGGCATCTTTTACTCCCATGCTCTGGAGCTAGGGGGCGTGGAAGTGGATTGGATCAACTACAGAGGGGCGTGGCATGGTATGGCTGATCTTGGTATCCGTAGAGGTCTTCCCATTGGTATCAAGATGGTGGAAGATGCCATCGCATTCATCCAAGACAATATTTGA